The following is a genomic window from Haloterrigena salifodinae.
CCGTTCAGCCCGATCGCGACGAGCACGAACGACGCGCCCAGCATGACCATCGCGGCGACCGGAACGACCAGGTCCCGCGCCTCGAGTCGTGCGAACTCCGCGACGAGAAGGTCGTCACCCCAGTCACTCGTCGATCGCGAGATTTGCAACACGACACCGCCGGCGACGATGCACAACAATCCCACTCCGGAGGCGACGGTAAACGACTCCCCGAGGACCGGAACAGCGAGGAGCGCTGCGATGGCGGGGTTCGCGCCGACGACGGCGGCCGCGACTCGAGCGCCGACGCGGTCGATACCGCGGAAGTAGAGCAACCGAAACGCGGCCGGGTTGCCGAGACCCGCGAGCGCGAACGGCGCCAGCTGTCCGACGGTCACGCCGTCGAACGACACGCCGCGAACGAAGAGCAATCCCCAGAAAACGGCGACGCTGACGACGATGGTGACGACCGTCGCGGCGAGGGCCGGCGACGTGTGCTCGGTATCGGTGCCGTTTTTCAGTCCGTATTCGACCGAGACGGCCTGTAGTCCCGAGAACACCGACGCGAGCAGTGCGAGGACGGCACTCAGTTCCAGCAGCATCGTCGATTCAGATGGCTCCCGGTCGCGGATTCCATCGAGCCTCCCTCTCCGTCCGATCGGTACGACTCCGCCTCATTCCTGAACGAACGTGACGGGACAGGTGGCGTTCAGCAGGACGGTCTGGGCGGTACTGCCGAAGAGCGCCTTACCGGTCGGGCTGCGCGAGCGGCCTTGGATGAATACCAGATCGGCGTCGGCCGCGTCGGCCAGCGAAACGAATTCGGAACCGACCTCGCCGACCGCGCCGCGGACCTCGTGGGGGACGTCTACTGCCTCGAGTGCGGTCACGAGTTCGCGCACGGACTCGCTGCGCCGAGCGACGTCGTCCGGCACCGGTTGCGCGTCGAAATCGAGTTCCGCGAGCGTGTCTTCGAATTCCGATTTGGTGTAGACCCTCGCGAGAACGACGGTCGCCCCGGTCGGAACGGCGATGTCGCGGATGGCGTCGATCAGCGGCGTTCTGTCGTCGGATTCCGTCACGGCGACGGAAATCGTATCTACGGACATGATTCGAATGAGGGATACGTTATTGAATCACATATAAGTATTGTCTTAGTAGTGCGGCTAAGACGGCCGGCGACAAATGACGGCCGCGACGACCGTTCGAACGGGACGTGATGCGTCGCGTGCAAGCGGTGCGATGGCCGATCAGACTGCGGTGACGGAAACGGGTGCCCTCGAGTCAGTCCGACGTGGATTCGGCGTGCCGTTCCGTCGCCTTCGTTCGCGCGACGTTCCCGTCCGCGAGTCGCTCTCCGGTCCGGCTATCGAATCCGTGGACAAGCGGGTCGTCCACTGTGAGCCAGATCGCTTCGTTGCGCATGGCTTCGACGGTACTCGGCGCTTTTATGGTGAGTTCGACGTGGTCGTCGTCCTCGTCGCCGATGAGAACGTCGATGATCTGGTCGTCGCCTTGCGGCTCCGTCACTTTCACCTGGCCGCGGATCGCGTTGTCTACCGGCTCCGTGTGGGCGGTGAAGTACTGCGGTCGGATGCCCAGGGTCAGCTCCTCGTGGTCCACGTAGCGGTCGGCGACGTTCGGCTCCAGCCGGTATTCGAATCCCTCCGCGGCGTTCATCGGACGGACCGTTCCCGAGTCGTCGATCGTGACGTCGATGAAGTTCATCGACGGCGAGCCGATGAAGCCGGCGACGAACCTGTTCTTCGGTTCGTGGTACACCTCGTCGGGAGTGCCGATCTGTTGGATGTGCCCGTCGTTCATCACGATGAGCTTGTCGCCGAGCGACATCGCCTCCTCCTGATCGTGGGTTACATACAGCGTCGTGATGCCGAGCTCGCGCTGGAGCACCTTGATCCGACTGCGCATGCTCAGCTTCAGCTTCGCGTCCAGGTTCGCCAGGGGCTCGTCCATCAGGAAGACCGAGGGCCGGCGGATGATCGCCCGCCCGAGCGCAACGCGCTGTTGCTGGCCGCCACTGAGATTGTCGATATCCCGATCGAGTAGCTCCGGAATCTCGAGCATCTCCGCGACCTCCTGAACGCGCTCCGTGCGGATGTCGCCGTCGACCCCCTCAACTTTGAGCGGGTAGCCGATGTTCTCCCGGACGGTCATGTGCGGGTAGAGCGCGAAGTTCTGGAACACCATCGCGGCGTTCCGGTTCTTCGGGTGGACGTCGGTGACGTCGTAGTCGCCGAGTTTGATCGTCCCGCTGGTCGGTTCCGTGAGGCCGGCGAGACAGCGAAGCGTCGTCGTCTTGCCGCAGCCACTGGGACCCAGGAGGATGGCAAACTCGCCGTCCTCAACGGTGAGATTGATGTCCTCGACCGCGATCGTGTTTCCGTATCGCTTCTCGACCGAATCGTACGTGACGTTAACCATTGCTGTATACCTCCGTGAATCGCTGCGTGCGAGCCGCGTTGGTTCGAGTGCTGTGCGTCATTTGCCGACTGCCCCCATGCTGAATCCGCGAACGAGCTCCTGGCGCGCGATGAACGCGAACAGGAGCACCGGAACGAGCGCGATCGTTCCGGCGACGCTGACGTTGATCCACTGGACCGAGTACTTCGTGACGAACGACGAGAGGCCGACCGGCAGCGTCATCGCCGCGACGTCCTGGGTCAGGATGATCGCGAACAGGAGCTCGTTCCAGGTGATGATCGTCGTGAAGATCGCCGACGCGAGCAGGCCGGGCTTGACCAACGGGAGGACGATCTTGAAGAACGCCCCGATGTGGGTGTGACCGTCCAACATCGCGGATTCCACAAGGCTGGCCGGAACCTCCTCGAAGAATCCCTTCATCATCCAGACGGCGAAGGGGATGTTGAACATCACGTACACGCAGATCAGCCCGTACAGCGTGTTCACCAGCTGGAGATTCCGGAAGATGACGAACAGCGGGATGATCGTCACGATCGGCGGCATGAACCGCGTCGAGAGGATGTAAAACGGCAGGTGGAAGTCCAGGTTGTACGGGAAGTCGAAGGTGACGAACCCGTACGCCGCCGCCGCCCCGATGGTCGTCGCGATGATGGTCGTCACGACCGTGACGACGATGCTGTTGAAGACGTACTGGTAGAACTCCGGGCGCTGGGCGAACAGCTGGACGAAGTTGCTCACCTGGAACTCCGTCGGGATCCAGGCCGGCGGAAACGACAGCAGCGTCTGTCGCGATTTCAGTGCGCCCGAGACGAGCCAGTAGACCGGGAACAGCGTCCAGAGCAAGAAGAACCCCAGCACGCCGTAGATGACCGCTTTGCTGATGCCGTTCTCTGCGAGGGTCTCCTGTAGTCGTTCGATTCGCGACGGTTCCCTGAACGGAACGTCCGGTTGTTGTTCTGTTGCCATGGTTAGAACTCGATGTCCGCGATTTTGACGAAGCTCATCGCCAAGATCAACACGACGACGAGCAGCGAAATCGCCATCGCCGAGGCTTGGCCGAAGTTGCTAAACCGGAACGCGGTCCGGTACATTTCCATGCTGATCACGTTCGTCGCGTTCGACGGCCCGCCGCGGGTCAGGATGTACACCTTCGCGAAGACGCGCAGCGCGTCGACGACGCGGATGATCAGCACGAGCACGATCAGCGACTTCAGGTACGGGAACACGATGTCGACGAACCGTCGCCACCGCGGCGCCCCGTCCATGATCGCCGCCTCCTGAATGTCGTCGGGCACCGACTGCAGCCCCGCAAAGATCACCAACACGACCAGCGGGGTCCACTGCCAGACGTCGGTCGCGACGACGGCGTACAGCGCGACGTCGGGATCGCTGATCCAGCCGACGTTGCGCCCGATAAACGGCGCGGCCATGAAGTCAAGCAGCCCGTCGGGCGTGTACATGAGCCGCCAGATCAGGCCGATCACGGTCGGCGAGAGGATCATCGGAACGAGGATGAGCGTCTGCCACAGCCCGCGCATCTTGATCTTCTTGTTCAACACGAGCGCGATCCCGAAGCCGAGCACGAACTCGAGTCCCACCGCCAGTCCGATGAACTTGCCGGTCACCACGAGCGACTCGAGGAACGCGCCGTTGTTTAACAGATTGACGTAGTTCTCGATGCCGACGTAGGTCGTCCGCCCGCCGGGCAGGTACTGCTGGGTCGACATCCGGATCGCACGCAGGAGCGGGTAAAACGTCAGCGCGAACAGAAGGAACACGGCCGGAAGGGTCATCAGCCACTTCAGCCGCTCGTCGACCCACAGGAGCACGCGCTCCCGGGTCGATTGCTCCGCGCCCAGTTGCTCGTCGAGATCGGCCGTCGAACGGACGTCCGTTCCTGTTTCAGTTGCCATTGTTTGATCCCGTTGGCGTCATCTAGTAGTATCCCGCGTTCTCGAGGATCGACTCGGCCTCGTTCTTGGTTTGGCTCACGACATCGGACGGGCTCATGTCGCCGGTCAGCGCGCTGTTGAGGTACTCCCCTTGGGTCACGTCGATTTCGTTCCAGAGGGGCGTCCGCGGCCGCGGTTTGGCGTTTTGCAGGCTCTCGTACAGCGCTTCGTACCACGGCTCGGCGTCCATGTTGTCCTGGAAGGTGTCGTGGCGGAAGGGGACGCCGCCGAGGTCCACGTAGCGGTCCTGTGCCTCCTTGGAGATGATGGACTGGATGACCGTGCCGGCGTCTTCCTTCCGACTGTCGGAAACGTTCGAATTGATGCCGAGCAGCCAGTTGCCCTGCATCGGCGCCTGTTGCACCTCGCCTTCGGGGATCGGAATGAACTCCAGGTTATCGGCTTCCGCGGTGTCGTCGTCGAGCAGCGTCGACGCCGCGGCCGGCCACGCCATCCCCTGGGCGGCCGACCCCTCGCCGATCCGATTCAGCACCTGATCGCTGTTGAACGATCCGACGCCGTCCGGCGAAATCGATTTGAGATCATCGACGAAGAAACTGACTACGTCTTCGCCCTCGCTGGAGTCCCACTGGTACTTCCAGTCTTCGTCGAACATGTCTCCGAGGTTCGACCACCCGATGCTCATGAAGTTCGTGTTCGCCGGGTTGCCGCGCTGCCCGCGAATCACGTACCCGTTCGTATCGCTGATCCCCTCGTCGATGCTCTTTCCGGCGCGCAACACGTCGTCCCACGTTTCCGGTTCCTCTTCGCCGACCTCCTCGTAGTAGGCCGTGTTGTAGACGAACATCTGCGTGTTCCCCACGACGACTTGCCCGCGGATTTCCTCGTCCATCCCCTCAGCGGACGGAACCGTCGGGGCCCCGGGCGTCGGCCACGTGGTGATGTCGACCGTCGTGTCGATGAGTTGGTCAGTGGGCAGCCCGTCGGGAAGCCACTGCTCGAGCGGATCGAGGTACGTTGCGAACTGCGGGAACCACGTGTCGTCCATGAGGATGGCGTCGTACCCCGTCCCGCTGGTCGTGAGGACGCTGCTGACGCGCTCGTAGAGGTTCGCGTACGGGAACAGCGTAACGTCGATCGAGAGATCCGTCTCGTCCCTGACGTAGTCGTCGATCAGATTCTCCACGAGTCGCCCCTCGCCCTCGACGGCGATGATGCTGACGTCGCTGTCGTTACCGCTACCACCGAGACACCCGGCGAGGCCGGTTACGGCCGCCGCACCACCGACGCCGGCCAGAAACCGACGGCGTGACCTGCGCTTCGTGGTCGCTGCGGAACCGCTATTCTCGGACCTATCATTCCGATTCGTTGCCCTGCCACTGGTTGGCATATGGACAGTGTTATTCGCACCCAAGTATAAATCATGCGGTTAATGGGATCTCGGGAATATGTGGAATGAATATACTGTCACTCCGACCGGCGGTCGAGCGGGTACCGGCGTCATTCGACGAAATTCACCGGCGGCGGAACAGTTGCTGAGAGGTAACTCGAACGAAACCGCTTGACCACGCCCGGCCTCGATCGAATTCGTCAGCTTACAATCGCGTGCACACCGGGGGCGACGACAGCAGTAGCGACCGCGACATCCTCTGCGCTTACGTCGAGTCGCTCGTTGCACGGTCCGTCTCGAGGGAGCCCAAACGATGTCTCGACGACCACGACGGCAACGGCGACGCTGGCTCGAGCCGGAATATCCGTCGATGTGCGGACAGACGCGCAACCGGAGCGGCACAATCGGCGGTGAGTGCGACAACTGCCGAAGTAAGTATCTGAATTACCCGCACTCGGCCGGACAGTTCGTTACGGGGTTAAGTATTTATGTATGATTCACTAAGACTGGAGCACGCTGGTCAAGCACACGCTCTCGGGCTCCGTCAACGGATCCGAGTACCGATTGACCGTTCCGGAGAGCGAGCCGTCATGAACACACTATGAAGGACCTCAAGCAAAAATTCCACACGGAAACGGATATCGCCGGTGCATGGCTCTCGATCGGCCACCCCACCGTCGCAGAAGTAACGGCAACCGAAGGATTCGACTTCGTCCTCATCGACACCGAACACACGCCATTAACGCTGGAAACGGTCGAAAACATGTCGCGTGCCGTCGACGGCGCCGACGGAGAGACGGAGACGCTCGTTCGGGTCCCGTCGAACGATCCCGTCCGGATCAAGCGCGTCCTCGACATCGGCGTCGCCGGAATAATGGTCCCGATGATCGAAACGGCCGACGAAGCCCGCGATGTCGTGGACGCGGTCACCTATCCGCCAAACGGTATTCGCGGGGTTGCGTCGGGCCGTGCGTCGGCATATGGCGACGACTTCCAGGAGTACGTCGAGACAGCCAACGAGTCGATCGCGACTGTCGTCCAGATCGAGACCCAGACCGGTCTCGATAACGCTCGAGAAATCGCCGCGGTCGACGGCATCGACGCCGTGTTCGTCGGCCCGGCGGATCTGTCCGCGAACCTCGGCATCTTCGGCGAGTGGGAGAACGATCGGTTCGACGATGCAATCGAGCGCGTCGTCAGCGCCAGCGACGCCGCCGACGTCCCGGTCGGAACGTTCGTCGTCGATCCCGACGACATCGAAATGCGCGTCGAACAGGACTTCGACTTCCTCATCGTCGGGAAGGACACCAACCACCTGTCGTCCGGCAACGAACAGATCCGCCGGCGCTACACTGAAACGGTTTCACAGCAGGCGGCGCCGTCTATGAGCGAAGACTGACGCGCCGATTCTCCGCTCTTTTGCGAGACGACGTTACTCGAGCGACTGCGTGAACAGCGACGCGATAAGCTCGACGTCGTCGCGCGCCTCGCTCACGGGCGTGGGGACGTTTCGCTCGCCGCGAACGCACGCCATGAACCGCTCGAGTTCTCGCTTGAAGCTCTCTTCGCGCGTCGGGCTGTACTGGCAGTCGACCGTCTCCTCGGCGCCCTGTCGGACGGAGAGCGTCGCCGAGTTGTACTTGACGAAGGGGTGATCGAACTCGAGACGGAGGGTGCGATCCGGCGCGTCGATCCGGACGAACTGCTCGTGCCAGTGGCGTTCGGAATCCCCCGTCTGGAGGAGACACCGTTCACCGCTCTCAAACACGAGGTGTGCGATGCCGAAGTAGCCGTCCCGAACGAAGTCGACGTGATCGACGGCGGCGACGTCGCCGAATA
Proteins encoded in this region:
- a CDS encoding carbohydrate ABC transporter permease, translated to MATEQQPDVPFREPSRIERLQETLAENGISKAVIYGVLGFFLLWTLFPVYWLVSGALKSRQTLLSFPPAWIPTEFQVSNFVQLFAQRPEFYQYVFNSIVVTVVTTIIATTIGAAAAYGFVTFDFPYNLDFHLPFYILSTRFMPPIVTIIPLFVIFRNLQLVNTLYGLICVYVMFNIPFAVWMMKGFFEEVPASLVESAMLDGHTHIGAFFKIVLPLVKPGLLASAIFTTIITWNELLFAIILTQDVAAMTLPVGLSSFVTKYSVQWINVSVAGTIALVPVLLFAFIARQELVRGFSMGAVGK
- a CDS encoding ABC transporter ATP-binding protein, yielding MVNVTYDSVEKRYGNTIAVEDINLTVEDGEFAILLGPSGCGKTTTLRCLAGLTEPTSGTIKLGDYDVTDVHPKNRNAAMVFQNFALYPHMTVRENIGYPLKVEGVDGDIRTERVQEVAEMLEIPELLDRDIDNLSGGQQQRVALGRAIIRRPSVFLMDEPLANLDAKLKLSMRSRIKVLQRELGITTLYVTHDQEEAMSLGDKLIVMNDGHIQQIGTPDEVYHEPKNRFVAGFIGSPSMNFIDVTIDDSGTVRPMNAAEGFEYRLEPNVADRYVDHEELTLGIRPQYFTAHTEPVDNAIRGQVKVTEPQGDDQIIDVLIGDEDDDHVELTIKAPSTVEAMRNEAIWLTVDDPLVHGFDSRTGERLADGNVARTKATERHAESTSD
- a CDS encoding substrate-binding domain-containing protein → MPTSGRATNRNDRSENSGSAATTKRRSRRRFLAGVGGAAAVTGLAGCLGGSGNDSDVSIIAVEGEGRLVENLIDDYVRDETDLSIDVTLFPYANLYERVSSVLTTSGTGYDAILMDDTWFPQFATYLDPLEQWLPDGLPTDQLIDTTVDITTWPTPGAPTVPSAEGMDEEIRGQVVVGNTQMFVYNTAYYEEVGEEEPETWDDVLRAGKSIDEGISDTNGYVIRGQRGNPANTNFMSIGWSNLGDMFDEDWKYQWDSSEGEDVVSFFVDDLKSISPDGVGSFNSDQVLNRIGEGSAAQGMAWPAAASTLLDDDTAEADNLEFIPIPEGEVQQAPMQGNWLLGINSNVSDSRKEDAGTVIQSIISKEAQDRYVDLGGVPFRHDTFQDNMDAEPWYEALYESLQNAKPRPRTPLWNEIDVTQGEYLNSALTGDMSPSDVVSQTKNEAESILENAGYY
- a CDS encoding carbohydrate ABC transporter permease — translated: MATETGTDVRSTADLDEQLGAEQSTRERVLLWVDERLKWLMTLPAVFLLFALTFYPLLRAIRMSTQQYLPGGRTTYVGIENYVNLLNNGAFLESLVVTGKFIGLAVGLEFVLGFGIALVLNKKIKMRGLWQTLILVPMILSPTVIGLIWRLMYTPDGLLDFMAAPFIGRNVGWISDPDVALYAVVATDVWQWTPLVVLVIFAGLQSVPDDIQEAAIMDGAPRWRRFVDIVFPYLKSLIVLVLIIRVVDALRVFAKVYILTRGGPSNATNVISMEMYRTAFRFSNFGQASAMAISLLVVVLILAMSFVKIADIEF
- a CDS encoding HpcH/HpaI aldolase family protein produces the protein MKDLKQKFHTETDIAGAWLSIGHPTVAEVTATEGFDFVLIDTEHTPLTLETVENMSRAVDGADGETETLVRVPSNDPVRIKRVLDIGVAGIMVPMIETADEARDVVDAVTYPPNGIRGVASGRASAYGDDFQEYVETANESIATVVQIETQTGLDNAREIAAVDGIDAVFVGPADLSANLGIFGEWENDRFDDAIERVVSASDAADVPVGTFVVDPDDIEMRVEQDFDFLIVGKDTNHLSSGNEQIRRRYTETVSQQAAPSMSED
- a CDS encoding universal stress protein, whose translation is MSVDTISVAVTESDDRTPLIDAIRDIAVPTGATVVLARVYTKSEFEDTLAELDFDAQPVPDDVARRSESVRELVTALEAVDVPHEVRGAVGEVGSEFVSLADAADADLVFIQGRSRSPTGKALFGSTAQTVLLNATCPVTFVQE
- a CDS encoding EamA family transporter — encoded protein: MLLELSAVLALLASVFSGLQAVSVEYGLKNGTDTEHTSPALAATVVTIVVSVAVFWGLLFVRGVSFDGVTVGQLAPFALAGLGNPAAFRLLYFRGIDRVGARVAAAVVGANPAIAALLAVPVLGESFTVASGVGLLCIVAGGVVLQISRSTSDWGDDLLVAEFARLEARDLVVPVAAMVMLGASFVLVAIGLNGYSDPLVGTAVGQTAALIAFVALFGVSPDVRSRVRIRDRTALGAFTLAGVFVAANWLAWFSALQSGTVITVVPLSNVYPLVIVGISYAMVRQVPRSPRLLGGITVIIAGATLMQLG